A DNA window from Hymenobacter aquaticus contains the following coding sequences:
- the rpsH gene encoding 30S ribosomal protein S8 has translation MNTDPIADFLTRVRNAIKANHRVVEIPASNIKKEITKVLYHKGYIQSYRFDDSSVQGTIKIALKYNPTTKQPAITKLERISTPGLRQYAHVENMPRVLSGLGIAILSTSKGVMTEKEAKAQNVGGEVLCHVY, from the coding sequence ATGAATACAGATCCAATTGCCGACTTCCTGACCCGGGTGCGCAATGCCATCAAGGCAAACCACCGGGTAGTTGAAATTCCGGCCAGCAACATCAAGAAGGAAATCACGAAAGTGCTTTACCACAAGGGCTACATTCAGAGCTACCGCTTTGATGACTCTTCGGTACAGGGCACCATCAAGATTGCCTTGAAGTACAACCCCACTACGAAGCAGCCTGCTATCACCAAACTGGAGCGCATCAGCACTCCCGGTCTGCGTCAGTACGCTCACGTGGAGAACATGCCGCGCGTACTCAGCGGCTTGGGCATTGCTATCCTGTCGACTTCGAAAGGGGTAATGACGGAGAAAGAGGCGAAAGCCCAGAACGTGGGTGGTGAAGTATTGTGCCACGTTTACTAA
- the rplF gene encoding 50S ribosomal protein L6 has translation MSRIGKLPISLPSGVQVEVSNENTVTVKGPKGTLTTPVDRDITLTQADGQLVVERPTEQKRHKAMHGLYRSLINNMVNGVSNGFELKLELVGVGYKAAMAGTTLELSLGYSHNIFLSLPKEVTATAVTEKGKNPIVTLNSIDNQLLGQVAAKIRSLRKVEPYKGKGVRFVGEQIRRKAGKTASK, from the coding sequence ATGTCACGCATTGGTAAACTGCCGATCAGCCTGCCTTCGGGCGTTCAGGTTGAAGTAAGCAACGAAAACACCGTTACGGTGAAGGGCCCGAAAGGCACCCTGACGACCCCGGTTGACCGCGACATTACCCTTACCCAAGCCGATGGCCAGCTGGTTGTTGAGCGTCCTACCGAGCAAAAGCGCCACAAGGCCATGCACGGTTTGTACCGCTCGCTGATCAACAACATGGTCAACGGTGTAAGCAACGGTTTTGAGCTGAAGCTGGAGCTGGTAGGTGTAGGTTACAAAGCAGCAATGGCCGGTACTACGCTGGAATTGTCGCTGGGTTACTCGCACAATATCTTCCTGTCCTTGCCCAAAGAAGTTACCGCTACGGCCGTAACCGAAAAAGGCAAGAACCCCATCGTTACGCTGAACAGCATTGACAATCAACTGCTGGGTCAGGTAGCTGCTAAGATTCGCTCGCTGCGCAAAGTTGAGCCTTACAAAGGCAAAGGCGTGCGCTTCGTGGGTGAGCAAATTCGTCGTAAGGCTGGTAAAACGGCTTCGAAATAA
- the rplR gene encoding 50S ribosomal protein L18: MAFDKATRRKRIQRIIRTKVAGTSERPRLSVFRSNTGIYAQIIDDTTGRTLAAASSKHVSVEEGNGVALAAAVGKELASRAQEKGISKVVFDRSGYLYHGRVKSLAEGAREGGLNF, encoded by the coding sequence ATGGCTTTCGATAAAGCAACTAGAAGAAAACGGATCCAGCGCATCATCCGCACTAAGGTGGCTGGCACGTCCGAGCGTCCACGTTTGTCAGTGTTCCGCAGCAATACGGGCATCTATGCTCAGATTATTGACGACACCACTGGCCGTACGTTGGCGGCTGCTTCCTCGAAGCACGTTTCGGTGGAAGAGGGCAACGGAGTCGCCCTGGCTGCCGCAGTAGGCAAAGAACTTGCCTCCCGTGCTCAGGAAAAAGGAATTTCGAAAGTGGTATTTGACCGTTCGGGTTACCTCTACCACGGCCGCGTAAAATCATTGGCAGAAGGAGCCCGCGAAGGCGGCCTCAATTTCTAA
- the rpsE gene encoding 30S ribosomal protein S5, which yields MAEFNNNPRGGGNDRGGNDRRGGGNDRGGNRDQAPRAGESDLKEKVVAINRVAKVVKGGRRFSFSAIVVVGDGNGTVGYGLGKANEVTDAIAKGIDDAKKNLVKVPLYKHTVPHVMEGKYSGGFVLVQPAAAGTGVIAGGAMRAVFESAGIKDVLAKSKGSSNPHNVVKATFDALLKMRDPMQIAQQRGITLAQVFNG from the coding sequence ATGGCAGAATTCAACAACAACCCCCGTGGTGGTGGCAATGACCGTGGCGGTAATGACCGTCGGGGTGGTGGCAATGACCGTGGTGGCAACCGCGACCAGGCGCCCCGCGCCGGCGAATCCGATCTGAAAGAGAAGGTAGTCGCTATCAACCGCGTTGCCAAAGTAGTAAAAGGTGGTCGTCGCTTCAGCTTCTCGGCCATCGTAGTAGTGGGTGACGGCAACGGCACCGTAGGCTACGGCCTCGGCAAAGCCAACGAAGTTACCGACGCTATTGCCAAAGGCATCGACGACGCTAAAAAGAACCTGGTGAAAGTGCCGCTGTATAAGCACACCGTTCCCCACGTGATGGAAGGCAAGTATTCCGGTGGTTTCGTACTGGTGCAGCCCGCCGCGGCTGGTACTGGCGTAATTGCTGGTGGTGCTATGCGTGCCGTGTTCGAAAGCGCCGGCATCAAGGACGTACTGGCTAAGTCGAAAGGTTCTTCGAACCCCCACAACGTAGTTAAGGCAACCTTCGACGCTCTGCTGAAGATGCGCGACCCGATGCAGATTGCTCAACAGCGTGGTATCACTCTGGCCCAAGTTTTTAACGGTTAA
- the rpmD gene encoding 50S ribosomal protein L30: protein MAQIQIKLVKSVIDRPERQKRTVKALGLGKIGSTKAVENTPQVAGMVAAVQHLLEVTEL from the coding sequence ATGGCGCAGATCCAAATCAAACTCGTGAAAAGCGTTATTGACCGCCCTGAGCGTCAAAAGCGTACCGTTAAGGCCCTGGGCCTCGGTAAAATTGGTAGCACGAAGGCCGTAGAAAACACGCCCCAGGTTGCCGGTATGGTAGCCGCTGTGCAGCACCTCTTGGAAGTAACTGAACTCTAG
- the rplO gene encoding 50S ribosomal protein L15, with translation MNLSNLSPAVGSTRNNKRLGRGTGSGRGGTSTRGHKGQKSRSGYSKKSGFEGGQMPLQRRVPKFGFKNINRVEYKGINLDALTSLNEKNSTSTMDVAYFVSAGLVSKNAKIKILGRGEVTTALEVHAHAFSKSAVEAIEKAGGKAVTL, from the coding sequence ATGAATCTCAGCAATCTATCACCCGCCGTAGGCTCAACGCGCAACAACAAGCGTCTTGGCCGTGGTACGGGTTCCGGCCGCGGCGGCACGTCGACGCGTGGTCACAAAGGTCAAAAGTCTCGTTCGGGTTACTCCAAGAAGTCTGGCTTCGAAGGTGGCCAGATGCCCCTGCAGCGTCGTGTTCCGAAGTTCGGCTTCAAGAACATCAACCGCGTGGAGTACAAAGGCATCAACCTGGATGCTTTGACCAGCCTCAACGAAAAGAACAGCACTTCCACCATGGACGTTGCTTACTTCGTGTCGGCCGGCCTGGTGTCGAAAAACGCCAAAATCAAAATTCTGGGTCGTGGTGAAGTTACCACTGCTCTGGAAGTACATGCCCACGCATTCTCGAAATCGGCTGTTGAAGCCATCGAGAAGGCTGGTGGTAAAGCTGTGACGCTGTAA
- the secY gene encoding preprotein translocase subunit SecY, which translates to MKKFIETIKNIFAIEDLRTRIFNTLFFIAIYRLGSYVVLPGVDPARLKQGGAEGLFGILDTLLGGAFSHASIFALGIMPYISASIVLQLLTIAVPYFQKLQKEGESGRKKINQYTRILTIPIVMAQSVGFIATINAEAIIAPGPFFTFSTMLIITAGTLFCMWLGEKITDKGIGNGISMIIMIGIVSRFPGAIIGEAAAKGMRGSLIFLIELVVLFLVVMAVIVLTQAVRRIPVQYAKQVGGTTQLNAQRQFIPLKVNAAGVMPIIFAQSLMFVPAIVASVWQNDSDTASYIGQKFSDYTSWQYNLVFATLIIVFTYFYTAISVNPNQIADDLKRSGGFVPGVKPGRDTSEHIDEILTHITLPGAIVLALIAIFPALALLAGVTRPFSAFYGGTSLIIMVGVVLDTLNQVESYLLMRHYDGMMKTGKLRGRSTQNVALAS; encoded by the coding sequence ATGAAAAAGTTTATCGAAACGATAAAGAACATTTTTGCGATTGAAGATCTGCGTACGCGGATCTTCAATACGCTTTTTTTCATTGCCATCTATCGGCTGGGTTCCTACGTGGTACTCCCCGGCGTCGACCCCGCTCGTTTGAAGCAGGGTGGTGCGGAAGGCCTGTTCGGCATCCTGGATACGCTGCTTGGCGGCGCGTTCAGCCATGCTTCGATCTTTGCCTTGGGTATCATGCCGTACATCTCGGCTTCCATCGTATTGCAGCTGCTGACCATCGCAGTGCCTTACTTCCAGAAGCTGCAGAAGGAAGGTGAATCGGGTCGTAAGAAGATTAACCAGTACACCCGGATTCTGACGATTCCGATTGTAATGGCTCAATCTGTCGGCTTTATCGCAACAATTAATGCCGAGGCCATTATTGCGCCCGGCCCGTTCTTTACTTTCTCCACGATGCTCATCATTACGGCCGGAACGCTGTTCTGCATGTGGCTAGGGGAGAAGATTACTGATAAAGGTATCGGCAACGGTATTTCCATGATCATTATGATCGGGATTGTATCGCGCTTCCCAGGTGCCATTATCGGTGAGGCAGCAGCTAAAGGCATGCGCGGTTCGCTGATCTTCCTGATTGAGCTGGTTGTGTTGTTCTTAGTAGTAATGGCCGTAATCGTGCTGACGCAGGCTGTTCGCCGGATTCCGGTGCAGTACGCTAAGCAGGTAGGTGGCACTACGCAGCTGAATGCCCAGCGTCAGTTTATTCCGCTGAAAGTAAACGCGGCCGGTGTTATGCCCATCATCTTCGCTCAGTCGCTGATGTTTGTGCCTGCCATTGTTGCCTCGGTATGGCAAAACGATAGTGATACCGCCAGCTATATCGGTCAGAAGTTTTCTGACTATACTTCCTGGCAGTACAACCTGGTTTTCGCCACGCTGATTATCGTCTTCACGTACTTCTACACGGCCATCAGCGTCAACCCCAACCAGATTGCGGATGACCTGAAGCGCAGTGGTGGTTTCGTACCCGGCGTAAAACCCGGCCGCGATACCTCGGAGCACATCGATGAGATTCTGACGCACATCACCTTGCCCGGTGCCATTGTTCTGGCTCTGATTGCCATCTTCCCCGCGCTGGCTTTGCTGGCTGGCGTAACGCGTCCGTTTTCGGCTTTCTATGGCGGTACTTCCCTGATCATCATGGTTGGTGTGGTACTGGATACCCTGAATCAAGTGGAAAGCTACCTCCTCATGCGTCATTACGACGGCATGATGAAGACGGGCAAGCTGCGTGGTCGTTCTACCCAGAACGTAGCGCTAGCATCCTAA
- the map gene encoding type I methionyl aminopeptidase: MIIYKTEEEIELIRASAKVLAQAHGEVAGMIKEGVTTRALDQRAEEFIRDHGGQPSFKGYNGFEYSLCISPNAVVVHGFPSDYQLKSGDVVSVDCGVLLNGYHADSAYTYPVGEVAPEVLKLLEETKKSLYLGIDQAVAGNRMGDLGYAIQNHVEKQGYGVVRELVGHGIGQKLHERPEVPNYGKRGAGLKLQEGLVLAIEPMVNLGTKSVIQEKDGWTIRTKDFKPSAHFEHTVVVRKDKAEILTSFEYIEKALQ, translated from the coding sequence ATGATCATCTACAAGACCGAAGAAGAAATTGAACTCATCCGGGCCAGCGCGAAAGTGCTGGCTCAAGCCCACGGAGAGGTTGCGGGCATGATAAAGGAAGGAGTTACGACGCGTGCCCTCGACCAGCGCGCGGAAGAATTCATCCGGGACCATGGCGGACAGCCCTCCTTCAAAGGGTATAATGGTTTTGAATACAGTCTCTGCATCTCGCCTAACGCAGTCGTGGTGCATGGTTTTCCGAGTGACTATCAGCTCAAGAGCGGAGATGTTGTATCGGTAGACTGCGGAGTCTTGTTGAACGGCTACCACGCCGATAGTGCTTACACCTACCCAGTAGGGGAGGTGGCACCAGAAGTGCTCAAGCTTCTGGAGGAAACCAAAAAGTCGCTGTACCTAGGCATTGACCAGGCAGTGGCGGGTAACCGTATGGGCGACTTGGGTTACGCCATTCAGAACCACGTTGAAAAGCAGGGTTATGGAGTAGTGCGGGAACTTGTTGGCCACGGAATTGGTCAGAAGCTCCACGAGCGGCCAGAAGTACCTAACTACGGTAAGCGTGGGGCGGGACTGAAGCTGCAAGAGGGCTTGGTGCTAGCCATTGAGCCCATGGTGAATCTGGGAACGAAGAGCGTAATTCAGGAGAAGGATGGCTGGACTATCCGAACCAAGGATTTCAAACCTTCGGCGCACTTTGAGCACACGGTCGTCGTACGAAAAGACAAAGCGGAGATTCTCACTTCCTTTGAATACATAGAAAAAGCCTTACAGTAG
- the infA gene encoding translation initiation factor IF-1, producing the protein MAKQSSIEQDGVILEALSNAMFRVELENGHQLVAHISGKMRMHYIKILPGDKVKLEMSPYDLSKGRIVYRYK; encoded by the coding sequence ATGGCCAAACAATCCTCCATTGAACAGGACGGAGTCATTCTGGAAGCCCTTTCAAACGCCATGTTCCGCGTGGAATTGGAAAACGGTCACCAGCTCGTTGCTCACATTTCGGGCAAAATGCGAATGCACTACATCAAAATCCTGCCGGGCGATAAGGTGAAGCTGGAAATGTCCCCTTACGACTTGTCGAAGGGCCGAATTGTTTACCGTTACAAATAA
- the rpmJ gene encoding 50S ribosomal protein L36: MKVKTSVKKRSVDCKLVRRNGKLYVINKKNPRFKQRQG, from the coding sequence ATGAAAGTCAAAACCTCGGTCAAGAAACGCAGTGTTGACTGTAAGCTGGTTCGCCGCAACGGCAAGCTGTACGTCATCAACAAAAAGAACCCCCGCTTCAAACAGCGTCAGGGTTAG
- the rpsM gene encoding 30S ribosomal protein S13 — protein MARIAGVDIPDNKRGEIALTYIFGIGRPSAQKILNQAGIDLNKKVKDWTEAEAGEIRSIIAAEIKTEGVLRSEVQLNIKRLMDIGCYRGLRHRKGLPVRGQRTKNNSRTRKGKRKTVANKKKATK, from the coding sequence ATGGCTCGTATTGCAGGGGTAGACATCCCGGACAACAAGCGCGGTGAAATCGCGCTGACCTACATTTTCGGCATCGGCCGTCCTTCCGCACAGAAAATCTTGAACCAGGCCGGTATCGACCTGAACAAGAAAGTAAAGGATTGGACGGAAGCAGAAGCTGGCGAAATCCGCAGCATCATTGCTGCCGAAATTAAGACTGAAGGTGTTCTGCGCTCGGAAGTGCAGCTGAACATCAAGCGTCTGATGGACATCGGTTGCTACCGGGGTCTGCGTCACCGCAAAGGTCTGCCAGTTCGTGGTCAGCGTACCAAGAACAACTCGCGCACGCGCAAAGGCAAACGGAAGACCGTTGCCAACAAGAAAAAAGCTACTAAATAA
- the rpsK gene encoding 30S ribosomal protein S11 yields the protein MAQKRKDKAKKRVVVVEQVGQIHIKASFNNIIISITNNNGQVISWASAGKMGFKGSKKNTPYAAQMAATDCAKVAHDLGMRKAEVFVKGPGAGRESAIRTLQNVGIEVTTIRDVTPLPHNGCRPPKRRRV from the coding sequence ATGGCACAAAAGAGAAAAGACAAAGCCAAAAAGCGCGTTGTCGTTGTTGAGCAGGTTGGCCAGATTCACATCAAGGCTTCCTTCAACAACATCATCATCTCCATCACCAACAACAATGGCCAGGTAATTTCCTGGGCATCGGCTGGTAAGATGGGTTTCAAAGGTTCTAAGAAGAACACGCCCTACGCTGCCCAGATGGCAGCTACGGATTGCGCCAAAGTGGCCCACGACCTGGGCATGCGCAAAGCCGAAGTATTCGTGAAAGGTCCGGGCGCTGGCCGTGAGTCGGCTATCCGCACCCTCCAGAACGTGGGCATTGAGGTAACCACCATCCGCGACGTGACCCCGCTGCCCCACAACGGCTGCCGTCCTCCTAAGCGTCGTCGCGTCTGA
- the rpsD gene encoding 30S ribosomal protein S4, translating to MARYTGPKTKIARRFAEPIFGPSKALNKKNYPPGQHGRGRRKKQSEYAVQLMEKQKVKYMYGVLEKQFENLFHKAATLPGITGDNLLALLESRLDNTVYRFGIAPTRRAARQLVLHKHITVNGEVVNIASYKLRAGDVVGVREKSKSLEAITTSLSARNARAFSWLEWDGKELVGKFLNAPSRDLIPEKITEQLIVELYSK from the coding sequence ATGGCACGTTATACTGGTCCTAAAACCAAGATTGCCCGTCGCTTCGCAGAGCCAATCTTCGGCCCAAGCAAGGCACTCAACAAAAAGAACTACCCTCCTGGCCAGCACGGCCGTGGCCGCCGCAAGAAGCAGTCGGAATACGCGGTGCAGTTGATGGAGAAGCAGAAAGTGAAGTACATGTACGGTGTACTGGAGAAGCAATTCGAAAACCTGTTCCACAAAGCAGCTACGCTGCCCGGCATCACCGGCGACAACCTGCTGGCGCTGCTCGAGTCGCGTCTGGACAACACGGTGTACCGTTTTGGCATTGCTCCGACCCGTCGCGCCGCTCGTCAGCTCGTTCTGCACAAGCACATCACGGTGAACGGTGAAGTAGTAAACATCGCCTCGTACAAGCTCCGCGCTGGTGACGTAGTAGGTGTTCGCGAAAAGTCGAAGTCTCTGGAGGCCATCACTACCAGCCTGAGCGCCCGCAACGCGCGTGCTTTCTCGTGGCTGGAGTGGGACGGCAAGGAATTGGTGGGCAAGTTCCTGAACGCCCCCTCGCGTGACCTGATTCCGGAGAAAATCACGGAGCAGCTCATCGTCGAGCTTTACTCGAAGTAA
- a CDS encoding DNA-directed RNA polymerase subunit alpha yields MSILAFQMPEKVVMEKSDDFYGTFEFKPLEKGYGVTIGNALRRILLSSLEGYAITSVRTSSVLHEFMTIEGVIEDMSEIILNLKQVRFKKVSDAIEDKITVRIKGQETFTAGDINKFSTGFEVLNTDMVICNVDPSVELEFEFTIQKGRGYVPAEENRPADQVFGQIAIDAIFTPIKNVKYSIENTRVEQKTDYEKLLIEIQTDGSIHPEDALKGAANILIQHFMLFSDNTMTFETAKAEEEETVDEETLHMRKVLKTPLADMDLSVRAYNCLKAADIKTLGELVQLDMSDMMKFRNFGKKSLTELENLVEEKGLTFGMDLGKYRLDED; encoded by the coding sequence ATGTCAATCTTAGCTTTTCAAATGCCGGAGAAAGTAGTAATGGAGAAATCCGACGACTTCTACGGAACATTTGAATTTAAACCGCTGGAGAAAGGCTACGGCGTCACGATCGGCAACGCACTGCGCCGCATCCTGCTGTCGTCGCTGGAGGGCTATGCCATCACGTCGGTCCGCACTTCCAGTGTGCTGCACGAGTTCATGACGATTGAAGGCGTGATTGAGGACATGTCCGAAATCATTCTGAACCTGAAGCAGGTTCGCTTCAAGAAAGTGAGCGACGCCATCGAGGACAAAATCACGGTTCGTATTAAGGGCCAAGAGACGTTCACGGCTGGTGACATCAATAAATTCTCGACCGGCTTCGAGGTGCTCAACACAGATATGGTTATCTGCAACGTTGATCCTTCGGTAGAGCTGGAATTCGAGTTTACGATTCAGAAAGGCCGCGGCTACGTGCCCGCCGAAGAGAATCGTCCTGCCGACCAGGTATTCGGGCAAATTGCCATCGACGCCATCTTCACGCCCATCAAGAACGTGAAGTACAGCATCGAGAACACCCGCGTAGAGCAGAAAACCGACTATGAGAAGCTCCTCATCGAGATTCAGACGGACGGTTCGATTCATCCGGAGGATGCACTGAAAGGTGCCGCCAACATTCTGATTCAGCACTTCATGCTGTTCTCGGACAACACCATGACCTTCGAAACGGCCAAGGCCGAGGAAGAAGAAACGGTAGACGAAGAGACGCTGCACATGCGCAAAGTTCTGAAGACGCCCCTGGCGGATATGGACCTGAGCGTGCGTGCGTACAACTGCCTCAAGGCCGCCGACATCAAGACGCTCGGCGAACTGGTGCAGCTGGATATGAGCGACATGATGAAGTTCCGCAACTTCGGTAAGAAGTCGCTGACCGAACTCGAAAATCTCGTGGAGGAAAAAGGTCTGACCTTCGGGATGGACCTGGGCAAGTACCGCCTCGACGAAGACTAG
- the rplQ gene encoding 50S ribosomal protein L17, translated as MRHGKKINHLGRTTSHRNAMLSNMASSLIMHKRLTTTVAKAKALRKFVEPLLTKSKSDTTHSRRTVFATLQNKESIKELYDSVAAKIATRPGGYTRIIKLSDNRLGDNAEVCIIELVDYNETLLEAKNAGEAKATTRRSRGKKKSADAAAPAAEATTAAPAAVVSEEAAAATDAPTETLKEGETRDEKTEEAAS; from the coding sequence ATGAGACACGGTAAGAAAATCAACCACCTCGGTCGTACCACCTCCCACCGCAATGCGATGCTGTCGAACATGGCTTCGTCGCTGATCATGCACAAGCGCCTGACCACCACGGTGGCCAAAGCCAAAGCCCTGCGCAAGTTCGTAGAGCCCCTGCTGACCAAGTCGAAGAGCGACACCACGCACTCGCGTCGTACCGTATTCGCTACGCTGCAGAACAAGGAGTCGATCAAGGAGCTGTACGACTCGGTAGCCGCTAAAATTGCTACCCGTCCCGGTGGTTACACCCGCATCATCAAGCTGAGCGACAACCGTCTGGGCGACAACGCCGAGGTGTGCATCATCGAGCTGGTGGATTACAACGAAACCCTGCTGGAAGCCAAGAACGCCGGCGAAGCCAAGGCTACTACTCGTCGTTCGCGCGGCAAGAAGAAGTCGGCTGACGCTGCTGCTCCCGCCGCTGAAGCTACTACCGCCGCTCCGGCTGCCGTGGTAAGCGAAGAGGCTGCCGCTGCTACGGACGCTCCCACGGAAACGCTGAAAGAAGGCGAAACCCGCGACGAGAAGACCGAAGAAGCTGCTTCGTAG
- the eno gene encoding phosphopyruvate hydratase, translating to MSIIAAIHARQIFDSRGNPTVEVDVTTESGVVGRAAVPSGASTGKHEAVELRDDDKSKYMGKGVLNAVENVNSKIAEELIGFSVFEQGLLDKIMLEIDGTPNKANLGANAILGASLAIARAAAQEAGMPLYRYVGGVGATTLPVPMMNILNGGSHADNSIDFQEFMIMPVGAPSFSEALRWGTEIFHHLKNVLKKQGFSTNVGDEGGFAPNIKSNEDAIKIVLQAIETAGYKPGDDVMIAMDAAASEFYSDGHYHFKKSTGDKLTSSEMVSYWTDWTKKYPIISIEDGMDEDDWTGWKNLTNSIGGTTQLVGDDLFVTNVNRLQRGIDEQIANAILIKVNQIGTLTETIDAVNLGRRNGYKSIMSHRSGETEDNTIADLAVALNTGQIKTGSASRSDRMAKYNQLLRIEEELGEIAYFPGRKM from the coding sequence ATGAGCATTATAGCAGCCATCCACGCCCGGCAGATTTTTGATTCGCGCGGCAATCCAACCGTTGAGGTCGATGTAACCACCGAATCCGGCGTGGTAGGTCGGGCAGCCGTGCCGTCGGGGGCCAGCACGGGCAAGCATGAAGCCGTGGAGCTGCGTGACGACGACAAGAGCAAGTACATGGGCAAGGGCGTGCTCAACGCGGTGGAAAACGTGAACAGCAAGATTGCCGAAGAGCTGATTGGCTTCTCGGTGTTTGAGCAAGGCCTGCTAGACAAGATCATGCTGGAAATCGACGGCACGCCGAACAAGGCTAACCTGGGCGCCAACGCCATTCTGGGCGCTTCGCTGGCCATTGCCCGCGCCGCCGCCCAAGAGGCTGGTATGCCGCTGTACCGCTACGTGGGCGGGGTAGGGGCTACCACGTTGCCCGTACCGATGATGAACATCCTGAACGGCGGCTCGCACGCCGACAACAGCATCGACTTCCAGGAGTTCATGATTATGCCCGTGGGCGCGCCGTCCTTCTCGGAGGCTCTGCGCTGGGGTACAGAGATTTTCCACCACCTCAAGAACGTGCTCAAGAAGCAGGGCTTCAGCACCAACGTGGGCGACGAAGGCGGCTTTGCGCCGAACATCAAGTCGAACGAGGACGCCATTAAGATCGTGCTGCAGGCCATTGAAACGGCCGGCTACAAGCCCGGCGACGACGTGATGATTGCCATGGACGCGGCAGCCTCCGAGTTCTACTCCGATGGCCACTACCACTTCAAGAAGAGCACCGGCGACAAGCTGACTTCGTCGGAGATGGTAAGCTACTGGACCGACTGGACCAAGAAGTACCCCATCATCAGCATTGAGGATGGCATGGACGAGGACGACTGGACCGGCTGGAAAAACCTGACCAACAGCATCGGCGGCACCACCCAGCTGGTGGGCGACGACCTGTTCGTGACCAACGTGAACCGCCTGCAGCGCGGCATCGACGAGCAGATTGCCAACGCCATTCTGATCAAGGTAAACCAGATTGGTACCCTCACCGAAACCATTGATGCCGTAAACCTGGGCCGCCGCAACGGCTACAAGAGCATCATGAGCCACCGCTCGGGCGAGACGGAGGACAACACCATTGCCGACCTGGCCGTGGCCTTGAACACCGGTCAGATCAAGACGGGCTCGGCCTCGCGCTCCGACCGGATGGCCAAGTACAACCAACTGCTGCGCATCGAGGAAGAGCTGGGCGAAATTGCCTACTTCCCCGGCCGCAAGATGTAG
- a CDS encoding FtsB family cell division protein produces MQLLQLFQRVPRFLRSFYFLTGAGFLVWMVLFDANDLLKQYDMYAKWRELQAEKEYYLNNIEIVKKDRAELLSSPELLEKFAREKYIMKRPGEDVFILVPQQEE; encoded by the coding sequence ATGCAGTTGCTTCAACTATTTCAGCGGGTGCCGCGCTTTCTGCGCAGCTTCTACTTCCTGACCGGAGCGGGCTTTCTGGTCTGGATGGTCCTATTCGACGCCAACGACCTGCTGAAGCAGTACGATATGTACGCCAAGTGGCGGGAGCTGCAGGCCGAAAAGGAGTATTACCTGAACAACATCGAAATCGTGAAGAAGGACCGCGCCGAGCTGCTCAGCAGCCCGGAGCTGCTGGAAAAATTTGCCCGCGAGAAATACATCATGAAGCGGCCCGGTGAGGACGTGTTTATCCTGGTGCCGCAGCAGGAAGAGTAG